From the Magnetospirillum sp. 15-1 genome, the window CGCCTGTGCATCGCCCGCGCCATCGCCGTCAGCCCGGAGGTAATCTTGATGGACGAGCCCTGCTCGGCGCTGGACCCCATCGCCACCGCCAAGGTGGAGGAGCTGATCGACGAACTGCGCGACAACTACACCATCGTCATCGTAACCCACTCCATGCAGCAGGCGGCCCGCGTGTCGCAGCGCACCGCCTTCTTCCACCTGGGCAAGCTGATCGAGGTGGGCGGCACCGAGGAAATCTTCACCAACCCCCGCGAGCCCCTGACCCAGGGCTACATCACCGGGCGGTTCGGCTGATATGTCCGAACACACCGTCAAATCCTATGACGACGAACTGGCCCATCTGTCGGGCATGATCGCCCGCATGGGCGGGCTGGCCGAGGCCCAGTTGGGGGCGGCGCTGCAATCCCTGTCCCGGCGCGACGACGAATTGGCCCACAAGGTAGTGGACAGCGACGCCCGTATCGACGAGCTGGATCACGAGGTGGACAGCTTCGCGGTCCGCCTGCTGGCCCTGCGCCAGCCCATGGCCGGTGACCTGCGCCACATCGTGGCGGCGCTGAACATCTCGGGCGAGATCGAGCGCATCGGCGATTACGCCGCCAATCTGGCCAAGCGCGCCATGGTGCTCAACCAGCTCCCCCCCACGCCCAAGACCGGCGGGGTGGTCCGCTTGGGCGAGCTGGTGCAGGCTCTGCTCAAGGATATCCTGGACGCCTATGTGGATCGGGACCTGGATAAGGCCATCCGCGTCTGGGAGCGCGACGAGGACGTGGATTCCCTCTACAATACCGTTTTCCGTGACCTGATCGCCCAGATGACCGAAGACCCCGGCACCATCACCGCCTCGACCCACCTGCTGTTCATCGCCAAGAACATGGAACGCATCGGCGACCACGCCACCAACATCGCCGAGACCCTGCACTTCCAGATTCTCGGCACCCAGCCCAAGGGCGACCGGCCCAAGGGCGCTTCCCTCGGAGCCCAGGAATGACCGCCCGCGATACCGCCAATGCCTCCAGGCCCCTGGTCCTCGTCGTGGAGGACGAGGCGGCGCTGGCCACCATGCTGCGCTACAACCTGGAAAAGGAAGGCTACCGCGTCGCCGAGGCCGGCGATGGCGAGGAGGCGTTGACCGCCCTGGCCGAGCGCAAGCCCGATCTGGTGCTGCTGGACTGGATGCTGCCCTCGCTGTCGGGCATCGAGATCTGCCGCCAGATCCGCCGCAAGCCCTCGACCCGCGAACTGCCCATCATCATGCTGACCGCCAGGGGCGAGGAAGGCGACAAGATCAGGGGCCTCAACACCGGCGCCGACGATTACCTGACCAAGCCGTTCTCGCTGCCCGAACTGATGGCCCGCGTCCGCGCCCTGCTGCGCCGCGCCCAGCCGGTCAGCCAGAAGGGCCAGATCAGTTGGGGCGACATCACCATGGACCTGGCCGCCCACCGGGTGGCGCGGGGCGGCAAGGCCATCCATCTCGGCCCCACCGAATTCCGCCTGCTGCAGTTCTTCCTGCAGCATCCGGGCACGGTGTTCTCGCGCGAGGAATTGCTGGACGCCGTGTGGGGACCCGACATCTACGTGGAGCCGCGCACCGTGGACGTCCACATCCGCCGCCTCAGAAAGGCGCTCAACTGCGACACCGAGGTGGACATCATCCGCACGGTGCGCGCCGCCGGCTACGCGCTGGACAACGAGGACGCGGCCTAACACGTATATCGTCATGGCCGGAACAGGTCCGGCCATGACGGAAAAGGGGGGCGATATCCCCGCAGCCCCATAAAGCCCACACTCCTTCAACTGTTGAAACTTTCCAAGCCACGCCTGTATGATCCGCCCGCTCCCGGTGACGGGGGCGCATTCGAGGCAACAATAGAGTCCAGCCCGTGGCCGTCCCCCTGCACCAGTCGCTGCGCATCGGTTCCTACATCGTGCGCCAGCACCTTTCCGGCAATAAGCGCTATCCGCTGGTGCTGATGATGGAGCCCCTGTTCCGCTGCAACCTCACCTGCGC encodes:
- the phoU gene encoding phosphate signaling complex protein PhoU encodes the protein MSEHTVKSYDDELAHLSGMIARMGGLAEAQLGAALQSLSRRDDELAHKVVDSDARIDELDHEVDSFAVRLLALRQPMAGDLRHIVAALNISGEIERIGDYAANLAKRAMVLNQLPPTPKTGGVVRLGELVQALLKDILDAYVDRDLDKAIRVWERDEDVDSLYNTVFRDLIAQMTEDPGTITASTHLLFIAKNMERIGDHATNIAETLHFQILGTQPKGDRPKGASLGAQE
- the phoB gene encoding phosphate regulon transcriptional regulator PhoB, yielding MTARDTANASRPLVLVVEDEAALATMLRYNLEKEGYRVAEAGDGEEALTALAERKPDLVLLDWMLPSLSGIEICRQIRRKPSTRELPIIMLTARGEEGDKIRGLNTGADDYLTKPFSLPELMARVRALLRRAQPVSQKGQISWGDITMDLAAHRVARGGKAIHLGPTEFRLLQFFLQHPGTVFSREELLDAVWGPDIYVEPRTVDVHIRRLRKALNCDTEVDIIRTVRAAGYALDNEDAA